The region GCCGGGTACCCCGAGGCGTTCGTGGCCGCCCTGACCCAGGCCGGCTGGCTCGCCGCACTTATTCCCGAGGCGTACGGCGGCGCGGGACTGGGCCTGACCGAGGCGAGCGTGATTCTCGAGGAGATTAACCGCTCCGGCGCGAACTCCGGCGCCTGCCACGCGCAGATGTACATCATGGGGACCCTGCTGCGCCACGGGTCTGACGAGCAGAAAGCGCACTACCTGCCGCGCATCGCCAGCGGGGAACTGCGCCTTCAGTCCTTCGGAGTAACCGAGCCCACCACCGGCTCCGACACCACCCGCCTCAAGACGACCGCCGTGCGCCGGGGCGACACGTACGTGATCAATGGGCAGAAGGTGTGGACCTCCCGCCTTCAGCATTCCGACCTGCTGCTACTCCTGGCCCGGACCACGCCCCTGGCGGAGGTCCGCAAGAAAACAGACGGGCTTTCCACGTTCCTGGTGGATCTGCGCACCATCGACCGCAGCCGAATGACCGTGCGGCCCATCCAGAACATGGTGGGTCACGAAACGAACGAGGTGTTCTTCGACGACCTGGAGATTCCGGCCAGCAGTCT is a window of Deinococcus taeanensis DNA encoding:
- a CDS encoding acyl-CoA dehydrogenase family protein, which produces MTYPELREPVRDLCARFDTQYWLEAERAGYPEAFVAALTQAGWLAALIPEAYGGAGLGLTEASVILEEINRSGANSGACHAQMYIMGTLLRHGSDEQKAHYLPRIASGELRLQSFGVTEPTTGSDTTRLKTTAVRRGDTYVINGQKVWTSRLQHSDLLLLLARTTPLAEVRKKTDGLSTFLVDLRTIDRSRMTVRPIQNMVGHETNEVFFDDLEIPASSLVGQEGQGFRYVLDGMNAERILIAAECVGDGYWFTERSSRYAGERVVFDRPIGQNQGVQFPIARAYVNVRAADLMRYEAAALFDAGQPCGAEANMAKLLAADASWEAANACLQTHGGFGFAAEYDVERKFRETRLYQVAPISTNLILSFVGEKVLGMPRSY